TACTGGCCGGGGAAAGAGCAAGGGGCTTGGGGGTGAGTCTCCTCACGTAATTATCGTAAGCCTGAATGACGGGGATAAATCATCCCTTTTTGATATATTAGGAGACCGGGGGGGCTGTCCCTATCCTGTGGTTCTTATTTATGAAAGAGAACAGGCGCTGGACGCGCTTAATCTTTCTAAAAAATCAGGCGTGGTCTTTCTTAAAAGGCCGTTTACCCCGCAGCAATTGGCTAAGGCCTTGCAAAAAGTTTGCCCATCTGAGCAAGAAGTTGACAGGAGTAGCCATTATTTCTTCGGTGAGGACAGTAAAATAATTGAGATCAGGGAGAAAATACAGCGGATCAGCCAGACCAATATTACTGTACTTGTCCAGGGTGAAAGCGGTACCGGTAAGGAGATTGCAGCCCGCTTGGTACATGAGCAGTCTCCACGCCATAAAGAACAGTTTATCAAGGTAAACGGCGCCGCTATCCCGGGAACGCTTCTGGAAAGCGAGTTTTTTGGTTATGAAAAAGGGGCTTTTACCGGCGCTTACTGTGCAAAACCCGGGAAGTTTGATCTGGCCGATAGAGGGACGTTATTTTTAGATGAAGTAGGGGATATTCCGCTGCCCTTGCAATCCAAGCTATTACAGGTCTTACAGAACGGCGAATTTTCCCGGCTGGGCGGCAAGGAAGACGTCCGTACCGATGTCCGGGTAATCGCTGCAACAAATGCCGATTTGCCGAGGCTTGTTGAACAGGGCAGGTTTAGGTCAGATTTATATTACAGGCTTAACGTAGCCCATATAACCATACCTCCTTTCAGGGATAGAAAGGGAGACCTACTCTTACTGAAAGAGTATTTTTTGGAAAAATACTGTGCAGTCTATAACAAACCATATATGCGTTTTTCAAAAAGGATTATGGA
The genomic region above belongs to Thermodesulfobacteriota bacterium and contains:
- a CDS encoding sigma-54 dependent transcriptional regulator; the protein is MDRIACLYITDEDLAGYIRAVIHHYGYQPRLTYCTGRGKSKGLGGESPHVIIVSLNDGDKSSLFDILGDRGGCPYPVVLIYEREQALDALNLSKKSGVVFLKRPFTPQQLAKALQKVCPSEQEVDRSSHYFFGEDSKIIEIREKIQRISQTNITVLVQGESGTGKEIAARLVHEQSPRHKEQFIKVNGAAIPGTLLESEFFGYEKGAFTGAYCAKPGKFDLADRGTLFLDEVGDIPLPLQSKLLQVLQNGEFSRLGGKEDVRTDVRVIAATNADLPRLVEQGRFRSDLYYRLNVAHITIPPFRDRKGDLLLLKEYFLEKYCAVYNKPYMRFSKRIMDLFSEYSWPGNVRELENIVKNIVVLENESVAYAEIKGRLIGSRDKNDGRGGRSPAIVDRSLVYNLLCQGGLSLKKIGQECTRTIETEAIRAGLEKTRWNRRACASQLKISYKSLLNKMQEYGIHKRS